Proteins co-encoded in one Coregonus clupeaformis isolate EN_2021a chromosome 5, ASM2061545v1, whole genome shotgun sequence genomic window:
- the LOC121557195 gene encoding proprotein convertase subtilisin/kexin type 7-like → MGSPPLFLLLLGLTPMLLLTVHTLHTSAPPLAPPPSCGPGQSWAVRLHTDSELLEAEGTSLYELASRVAEQAGLENRGQIGQLEGHYLFCAGSEEEGRPGDVLAAHPHVLWHSQEHVLSRSKRAMAFNDPRYPLQWHLHNDVRPGMDINVTGVWERNITGTGVTVVVVDDGVQHTLQDIQPNYSPEGSYDLNSNDPDPMPHPDARSDNHHGTRCAGEIAAVSNNSFCAVGVAYGSKVAGIRVLDGPLTDSMEAVAFNKHYQINDVYSCSWGPDDDGRTVDGPHPLGKAALQHGVIAGRRGFGSIFVVASGNGGQYKDNCNYDGYANSIYTVTIGAVNEEGKMPFYAEECASMLAVTFSSGARSLRSIVTSDWSLQQGTGCTDGHTGTSAAAPLAAGMVALMLQVRPCLTWRDVQHIITYTATQYDVQGDWKINGAGFHHSHQHGFGLLNAWRLVNAAKVWEMVPFLVSYQSPVLKEEELIPAYPEQLNLTWNVTAADLRQSGMQTLEHVSVTLTLAHSRRGNVEIVLLCPSGMSSLIGARRALDTDTSGYSDWTFSTVRCWGERAEGQYRLQVSDHKEPALPLGSLKHWKLTLYGSSLSFEEVKERQSVVEEAMGGQYLDSSFSLPCPAGMDIPPDIVSPFTSNSLKSLLLLGCFALFWSLYYTLEVTLANLDFRGLCRQGRGARGSRGGLGRGSGTLGDSSELEMQSVLDLEDKVPFITRDAAT, encoded by the exons ATGGGTTCACCCCCCTTGTTCCTGCTCCTCCTGGGCCTGACCCCTATGCTCCTCCTGACTGTTCATACCCTCCACACGTCCGCCCCTCCCCTGGCTCCTCCCCCCTCCTGTGGGCCGGGCCAGTCCTGGGCCGTCCGGTTGCACACAGACTCAGAGCTGCTGGAGGCTGAAGGCACCAGCCTGTACGAGCTGGCCAGCAGGGTGGCTGAGCAGGCAGGCCTGGAGAACAGGGGCCAGATAGGGCAGCTGGAGGGCCATTACCTGTTCTGTGCCGGGTCCGAGGAGGAGGGCAGGCCGGGGGACGTGCTGGCAGCCCACCCTCATGTGCTCTGGCACTCCCAGGAGCATGTCCTCAGCCGCTCCAAGAGGGCAATGGCCTTCAACGACCCCAGATACCCCTTACAGTGGCACCTG CACAACGATGTCAGGCCGGGCATGGACATCAATGTGACTGGTGTATGGGAGCGCAACATCACAGGGACAGGGGTGACAGTGGTGGTCGTGGACGATGGGGTTCAGCACACCCTCCAGGATATTCAGCCAAACTAT AGTCCAGAGGGCAGTTATGACTTGAACTCCAACGACCCAGACCCCATGCCCCACCCGGACGCCCGCAGTGACAACCACCACGGCACGCGCTGCGCCGGGGAGATCGCTGCTGTCTCCAACAACAGCTTCTGCGCTGTGGGCGTGGCCTATGGCAGTAAAGTGGCAG GTATCAGAGTCCTGGATGGGCCGCTCACAGACAGTATGGAGGCAGTGGCTTTCAACAAGCACTACCAGATCAACGATGTCTACAGCTGCAG ttgGGGTCCTGATGATGATGGCCGCACTGTCGATGGACCACACCCCTTGGGCAAG GCGGCGCTGCAGCACGGAGTTATTGCTGGCAGAAGGGGCTTCGGCAGTATCTTTGTCGTCGCCAGTGGCAACGGGGGCCAATACAAGGACAACTGCAACTACGATGGCTATGCTAACTCAATCTACACTGTTACCATTG GAGCAGTAAATGAGGAAGGGAAGATGCCCTTCTATGCTGAGGAGTGTGCCTCCATGCTGGCTGTCACCTTCAGCAGTGGGGCCAGATCGCTACGCAGTATT gtGACGTCAGACTGGTCACTGCAGCAGGGCACGGGCTGTACTGACGGGCACACGGGCACCTCGGCGGCGGCACCCCTGGCGGCTGGCATGGTGGCTCTGATGCTGCAGGTCCGGCCCTGTCTCACCTGGAGAGACGTGCAGCACATCATCACCTACACAGCCACACAG taTGATGTGCAAGGAGACTGGAAAATCAATGGAGCGGGCTTCCACCACAGTCACCAGCACGGCTTCGGCCTGCTCAACGCCTGGAGGCTGGTCAACGCTGCCAAG GTGTGGGAGATGGTGCCGTTCCTAGTGTCCTATCAGAGCCCAGTGCTGAAGGAGGAGGAGCTTATCCCAGCCTATCCGGAGCAACTCAACCTAACCTGGAACG TCACTGCAGCTGACCTCAGACAGTCCGGGATGCAGACCTTGGAGCACGTGTCTGTCACCTTGACGCTGGCCCATTCTCGCCGCGGCAACGTGGAGATTGTGCTGCTCTGCCCCAGTGGCATGTCCTCACTCATCGGGGCACGCCGTGCTCTGGACAC GGATACCTCGGGTTACTCTGACTGGACGTTCTCCACTGTGCGCTGCTGGGGCGAGAGAGCCGAGGGCCAGTACAGGCTGCAAGTCTCTGACCACA aaGAGCCTGCGTTGCCCCTGGGCTCTCTGAAGCACTGGAAGCTCACTCTGTACGGCTCCTCTCTGTCCTTCGAAGAGGTCAAGGAGAGACAGAG TGTGGTGGAGGAGGCTATGGGAGGGCAGTATCTGGACAGCAGTTTCTCCCTGCCTTGTCCTGCAGGCATGGACATTCCCCCTGACATTGTCAGCCCTTTCACCTCCAACAGCCTCAAG TCTCTGCTACTGCTGGGCTGCTTCGCTCTCTTCTGGTCCCTGTACTACACCCTGGAGGTGACCCTGGCCAACCTGGACTTTAGGGGGTTGTGTCGGCAGGGCAGGGGGGCGCGGGGCTCCCGCGGGGGCCTGGGGAGGGGCTCTGGAACTCTGGGGGACAGCTCTGAGCTGGAGATGCAGAGTGTGTTGGACTTAGAGGACAAGGTACCCTTTATCACTAGAGACGCTGCCACATAA